GCCGCTGCAGCTTGCAAAAAGCTTCGTCGTTGCATGGTCATCTCGCTCCTTCAGTCGTGCAGGAACTTGTAGTCCGCCAAGAGGTAGGTGATCACCGCCATCCAGGCGCGAATCACGTAGTTTTCGTCCTGTTCCAGGCGCTGTCCTTCAGGCAGGTCCGCGCCGGTGAACCGATCGGTGCGTGCGCGGCACCGCCATTCGAGGCCCTTGTCCAGGTCGCCTCCTTGAACCTTCCCGACGCCTTCCTTCCAGGATTCGTAGAAGAGCTGATAGGTCTGCTGAATCTCGGTGTTATCGAGCGCAAGGTCTTCCCCGAGGAAGTGCGCGTGGAGGTACTGGATGTTCTTCTTGATGTCAGCCACCGCGTCGGGAACGGCGTCCCCGCTCTCGGTTTCCGGCGCCTGGGACGGCTCGACGTAGGGGAAGAGGTATCGGTCCGTTGGCGACAGCGTGAAGTCGAACGCGCTTGAAGCACAGGATACTTCGTTCGCCATGCGCCAGACGACGTTGGCCATGACTCCGTTGGGCGCGTTGAGCCGCTGGGTAACGGTGTCCGAGTCGATCCCGCCGTAGAGAATCTTGTAGTCCGACTTGAGGTATTGGTTCGTGTCCCAACCGCGCGTCCAAGGGAAGCCAGTGACGGCGGTGATCTTCTCGGCCAGACTCTCCGGCGAGTCGAAACGGGCAGTGCCCACGTTCGAGAGCTGCGTCTGACGAGCGGCGTCACTCGAGGAGGCATCCGTGGCCCGATAGTAGGGGCTAAGGATAATCTCTCGGATCACCGTCTTCAGGTTGAAATTGCTCTCGGTGAACTTGTCGACGATGGCGCGGAACGTGGCGTCCTGTGCCTCCCAGGCTTTGAGCTGATCGGCGAAGTTCGTCGCTTCGGAATCCGCCGGGTAAGCCAGCGGTTCGTGCCCAGTAAGGGCCTTGAACATGGTGTGTACCGCAGACAGCGGGAAGCGGCGATCCTTGACTAGGCGCTCGGCGAGCCACGCAGGCGCGTTCCCGAAGTCGCTCGTCTCCATGTCCTCTTTGCCGAATCCCGGGGGAAACATCTCGGCATGCCAAGACTGGTCCGGCACGTACTTCTCTTGATCGTTCTCGTCGAACTTCTGGAACGCCCCCGCGATGGGATCGAGCTGGCGGTGACAACCAGTGCAGGTCGGATCGTCGCGCGTAGGGTTCTGGTACTTTGCGGTCTCGTCCGCGTTGATGGGACGATTGACGACGGCCAGGATGTCAGTCGCCAGGAAGAACTTCATCACCATGCGGGCGCGATGCCGGTTGCGGTTCGTGCGCGTGGTGGGGAAGCGGTTCAGCCACATCGGTGAGGTGAGGAGGCCAGCCGTCGGCCACGCCACCATGCCGCTTTCCAACTGGGCCTGGATATGGCCCGGCTTGAACTCCGTGTCGTCGGTCGGGTTGTTGAACTCGACTTGCGCGTTGTACATCGGCGCCGAATACGGGTTCATCATCGTGTAGTCGGCGGTCAAGATCTCCGAGAACGGGAGATCGTTCTTCACGATGTACGCGATGAGCTCGAGGGGCTCCCGAGCGACCGCTCGGTTCGCCTTGGCTTTCTCCTCGTCCGTGAAGTTGTCGTAGGCGTCGCTGGCGTAGGGGAACTGGTTGTCGTTGAGAATGTTCAGCGCGTAGCCGTTGTAGCCAAGGTACCGATCCGTGAGGAACATGTCGTTGTACTGGAGCTTCAGCCAGTCGTAGAACGCCGGATCATCGAACAGCGCGTCCAACTTCCCAGGTAGCACGTCCAGGCCACCCGCCCGCAGCTCTTCTATTTCGTCGGCGGAAGGCAGGCGCCCGGTGAGCTGCAGCGATGCCTTGCGGAAAGTCCCAAGTTCGCCGAGCAGCTGAACGTCGGGGAAACTCGCAGCGGCGGCAGACTCTGGACAACTCTCTGCCTGCTGGAAGCGCTGAATTAGCTCGGAGAGAGCCTTGTACTCCTTGCTGTCCGGTGCCAGCTGAACGCCGCCGCCGTGGTCCAGCTCGCCAAGCGGCTTGCGCAGCACGACCGACTTACCCTCGCTTTCGATCTTGGACATCTCCGCGATCGCCTTCATGTTCGTGTCCAAGAACCCCGGGTAGCCAGGTGGCAGGAGCTGAAACTCCGCCCCCTCTTCCACCGCCACGCCATCCGGAGAGTGGCAGTTGATGCAAGTCTTTGAGACCACGGGCCCCCACACCTTCTGTGCGAAGAAGGCCCGATTGCTCAAGCACGCGCCGGAGCCGGCAGTCTCTTCGTCAGACGCGCTCGAGCAGCCACCCGTGGCGCCGGCCAGCAGGCCAGCCCCAACGAGCATCGTCAAGCACGAGGCGAGTCTTACGCGGGTGCGTGTCTTTGGAGTCGTCATTTCGAATCCTCGTTCATGGCAAAAGACCAGAGCCACTCGGGTCTCGCGCCAACCTGGGCGCGCTTTGGGAGGGAAATCGCAGGAACTCTACTTCGAATGCAGGTCGCGAAAAACGCACGTACCTCAGCGCCAGAGGCAACCACACCGGCGCTCAGCCACGCCCTTGGGGCGCATCAACAATCTCTCGCGCCCGGGGGAGGCGCAACGCTATTTCCGCTCGGATACTCCTACCGAGCCATCGTTCCCGCGTGATAATGAGAAGGTAATGGGGAAACCCCCGCTAGATCAAACCCGATTTCACGGCCCGGCGACACACCAAGTGGGGCGATGTGCGCAAGCCGACCAGTGGGTTGAGCCGAACGATGTGGGCTGATGACTACGTGCCAACTTCCATAGGCATTCCAACATCACGTTTCTTCGCTGGATCGAGCCGGTGTGGCTACTTGGCGGGTGTGGGGTACCTCCCCCAACCGCCGTGGTACGCCCCCGATCGTCGCGACGACCGCCGTGGTTCTGCGAAGAAAAAAAGTCGCACGTCATCTGGATTTCTACCGCCTCGTGCGACGTTTCCGCCGGGGAGCGGCGTGTGGCATCGCTGCTGCGCGCGTCGAGCTGGGCGAAACGCGTCATTCGCAGCGCCAAATCACGAAGACACGAGCGGCTTCCCCAGCTGGTTCAACCTGTCTGCATCAGTGGCAAGGCTCAATCACCGCGAAGTCGGCGAAGTAGTCCTTGTCGCAGACTTTGCTGCGCTCGAGGATCGAGGCGGCAGTCAAGGTGCGCACGGAGAACTGAAGGCAGCTGCCGATCTGCGCCTGCTGAATACGCTCGAACATCTCGGTATCCGCATGGATGGGGTGAAGCAGGCTCGGCTTGAATTTCGCGCTCCCCACCGCGAGCGTAAACAGGATCTGGCTCCCGTCGGAGCTCACACGCTTCGACTCCAAGCGGCCCCGCGCAGACGCCACGACCGTTGAGGCCACGAGCCTGGCGTTGTCCTTCAGTGCCTGAGCCCGCTCCCCCTCTTGCTCCGCCCGATCGTAGCGTTCGCAGTTCTGTGCAACCCGCTTCAGCCAAGGTAACGCCTGCTCAGCCGCCGGGTCGCGCTCCGCCGTGGGGGTTGGCTCGACCCGGATCTTCACTGTCAACGCGACGCCCGCGCCCAGCGCTACCAGCATGCAAAGCGCCCCGAGGATCAGGCTCCGCCGAATCGGTCGACGCTCATGAACTGGACGGGAAGAATGAGGATCCTGCACGGGTACACCTGGAGGCTGCTCCAGCCGAGATGACCTACAACAGCCGCAAGAACTGCTCCAGCGCCAAGCGCTCTTCAGCGCTGAAACGCTTACCGTCTTGGGGCACACCTAGATGCAGGAAGCGTCCGGCCCCGTAGCCACACTGCGCTAGCAGCGTCGACAAGTCCGGCGCCTGGCCGTTGGTGAAATAGGGCGCCTTCTTGTAGAGCCTGCGAAGCGACGAAGGACGCGCGCCCTCCGGATGGACCCGGGGCTCGACCCCAGTGCTTTTGTATCCAACGCTCGCCCACACGATCGGCTGCTGCTCGAGCAGCGCGCTTGGCCACTTGGCCGTGGGCACCTCCGTCTTGGGGTCCGAAGCGTCCAACCGAGCCCCGTGGCAAGTGGCACAGTGCTCGGCGAACAACGCAGCGCCTTGCGTCTCCGGCGTGGTCAATCCGTCTCCCCGAGCCCGCTCCGCCAAGATGGGGTTTGGGCGATGGTTGAAGTGAACCAAGAAGTCGAGCAGCGCCTCGCGCAGCTGTTCCGGGTCGAGCTCGGGCTCCTCCACACCGAGCTTCGCGAGCCAACTCCAGTCTTCTGTATGCACCCCGAAGATCGGCGAGGCACCTGAGTTCGCGCCCGCAACCCGAAATTCGTTGTTCACCATCTGAGCTAGATCTCGATCTAGCCCCCGCGTGAAGTAGGGGCGGTTACCGACGAGTCCTAGCAGCGGTTTCGTAGTTGCGGTGATTTCGCCGCGCCCCGTGGCATGGATGCGCCCATCACCATAACCCTCGAAGTGGCAAGTCTCGCAAGTGAAGCGACTCAATTTACCAGCACTCCGGTTGTGGGGCGCCATCAGGTTGGTGAAGAACAGGGCTTCACCAAGACGGACGCTAGCGCTGCGGGAATCGCCACGCCCTGATTCCTCACGGTAATACAACGCGCCGTCAGCGCCACTCCCGACCCAGGCGTCCAAGAGCGAGTTAGCTGCCAAGAAGCCACCCCCAACACGCTCCAAGTCGCTGGTTCCCGGAGGCAAGCTGGGCACCGCCAGGTGAGCTTCGCTCAATCCCGCTGCATTCCAACTCATCTCAAAAACACCGCTGGTCGCGAACCCGGCAAACGCCACGCTACGCGCACCTGCCTCTTCGGGACCAAGCCAGATCGCCTTCGGGAGCACCGCGCCACTAGCAGAGACGTTGACGGCCGATGTCCTCGCTGTCGCGCGCTGATCCACGCGGAAACTATACATATAAGAGTCGATGTTCCCGAAAGAACCGATCGTGCGGTCTAGCGGCGCGTCTTCCACACCACTGGCGACGACGTTCAACGCCTGGTGCGACTCCCAGAGCTCGAAGGTCCAAAACGGCCCCTGGTTCTCCAGCGTCTGGGGCGTGACGTCGCTAGTCAGCGCGCGGTTCATCGGAAGCCGGAACAGCTTGATGCGATGCTCAAGCAGGCAATTGACACCAAGCCAGTTCTGCGTCGCACGAACGTCGAGAGCCCCACGACAATCGGCGACCTTGACCAGTGCGATATCCTCGCCGCCCGCGTCGAGTCGTACAACGCTCCCAGACAGCTCGTCCGTCGCGTACCAGTGGGCTCCGGCGCGCACCAAGCCGCGCAGCGCTACAGGGGACTTCAAGCGATATTTGCGCACCGCCTCCCGCTTCGTGTCTCCACCGGTTCGCTTGCTCAAGTCGTAGCTCCAGAGCTCCCGCCGAAGCTCCGACACGACCCGCAACTCACCTTCCCCCTCAGCCATCGCAGTGGGAGCATGGGGCGTCGCGAAGCGCCCAACCTCTTTCCCTGCGGCATCAAACAACACCAGCTGGTCGCGACCGCGCAGCAGCCCAGCAAGGCCGCCGGACTGCAAGACAATGAGGCGGTATGGGTCAGGGCCGGAAGCCACATCGGCGCCGCTCAGCTTGGACAGCTCCAACCCCTGACGCAGCTGCTCTTCGTGGGATCTGAGGCGGGTGAGATCGAAGCGCGCGGCAACACTCGCACTTGGTGCGGGGTCCCCGCTCTGCCCGGACTGCTCACCGCAGGCCAGCAACGCGCAAGCGAGGGGAACCCCGATCCCCAATCTCCAGAACTCGCGCGTCACCCCCCCAGGGTACCAGCGCGGCGAGCGCTTCGCTCAGCCCATGGTGTGGACTTTGAGCGGCTCGATCTTGTACAGCACGCGCACCTCGCCTTCGGTGCGGAACGGGTACTTCTCTTTGCCCATGTAGCGCATCGCCATCTTATCGATGTGCTCGTCAGCGCCTTCCTCCGTTCGGCCGACAATCTTTCCCTGGATGCCTAGGTAGCGATACGGGTTCTCCGGGTCGCTGATTGAAATGCCGACCTGATCGCGCGCCTGCATGTTCTTGTCCTTCAAGCGACCAGCCGCCGTGTTGATCAACACGTGGGTGCCATCGAAGTCGACCCACACCGGCGTGACCTGGGGCGTGCCGTCCTTCATCACCGTCGCGAGGTTTGCGAAGGCCTGTTTCTGAGTTAGGAGGTCCTGAAAGTTGTCGGGGATTTGAGCCATAGACTCGGATCACTTGGACAAGCGTGGCGGTGGGTCAATCCCCTGATGGAACCGCCGGTGCGTGGAAATCAGCGCGACGCGGATCCCCCCTGAATTCGCCTACTCGGAGCACCGTATCTGCAACGCGTCAGAGGTCCGTCACGAGCCGTGCGCAGCGCTTGCGGGAGGATTTGGCAGGCTCAAACTTCCAGGCAACCCCGTCGCTCTAGGAGGTAACCATGATGTTGTTAGGGATCGGAGTGGTGGCAATCCTCGCCACGTTGCTCACCTTCGTGGGCGATCTGCCCAGCGAACTCTCGGGCTGAGCGGCGAGCCGCGAGCGCCCGCGGAGTCACGTCGTGGAGGAACCTCAGGACCTCCTCCCGCTCTGCACTCGTAAGTCCGAAGAGTGCGAACACCGACGCGTCCAGAGACTGACCAAGCTCGCCCAGCGCCTCGGCATCAGACTGCGAAGCGCGCTTCACCAGTGCCTCAATGCCTCCTCGCAACTCCTGGTTCTCCGGCGGCATTGGCAAGGCACGGAGCTGCCTGATCTTTACCTGCGGAAATACTTTCTGGCGGACGTCGCGATTTTCGACGACGTGCAGCGCGCGATACAATGCGGAGTTGAGTAGGCCCACGAGCAACTCGGCGGAAAGTCCCTCGCTGGGGAACCCGGCGAGCAAGGTGTTGCGAAAATAGCGACCGTCGTGCAACGCCGCGATTGGGTGAGTCGCAGTCTGACGGACGACGAAGGCGACCTCGGCGTAGGCCTCGGGGGCCCTGAGCTTTGCTCGGCAGCGAGCCAACACCTGCGCGTCTGGTTTCAGAAACAGTCGCGTCGGACCCAAGCGAAACTCTTGTACATCCCTGCCCTCCAGGAGGCCTAGCACGAAACCCTCGTGTGGGGCGTTTCCTCGGTGGAACAGCGAGCGGCTGATCTCGCCAGCGCTCTGGAAGCCGCGCTCCCCAAAACACGCTGCTGGCAACGTCGGAAGCTCCGCCAGGCGTTGCAGCACCTGTGGTTTGCTCAGCTCACTTGCCGCGCTTGCACGGGACTGACGCTCGACGAGCTTCCAGGCCTCCCCACAAGCTGTGGCGGAGTCGTCCGGCTCGAGCAAGAGTCCAAAGCTAGGCTGGGTCACGCCGGGGAATGCGTCGCTGCCGAGCTCGGGTAGCGGAAGCATCAAGCGGTGGTGCGCGGTCGCGACCTCACGCACCGCGCGGTACCCGTCGAGGTCCGCCACAGGACTCGGCAAGAGCAACGCGACTCGACCCCGGGGGGCCAACTTCGTCGCCAGTTCCACGAACAAGCCATGAAGCGTGGGGTAGCCCCGCCACGCGAGGAAGTGCTTC
This sequence is a window from Polyangiaceae bacterium. Protein-coding genes within it:
- a CDS encoding DUF1588 domain-containing protein, encoding MTTPKTRTRVRLASCLTMLVGAGLLAGATGGCSSASDEETAGSGACLSNRAFFAQKVWGPVVSKTCINCHSPDGVAVEEGAEFQLLPPGYPGFLDTNMKAIAEMSKIESEGKSVVLRKPLGELDHGGGVQLAPDSKEYKALSELIQRFQQAESCPESAAAASFPDVQLLGELGTFRKASLQLTGRLPSADEIEELRAGGLDVLPGKLDALFDDPAFYDWLKLQYNDMFLTDRYLGYNGYALNILNDNQFPYASDAYDNFTDEEKAKANRAVAREPLELIAYIVKNDLPFSEILTADYTMMNPYSAPMYNAQVEFNNPTDDTEFKPGHIQAQLESGMVAWPTAGLLTSPMWLNRFPTTRTNRNRHRARMVMKFFLATDILAVVNRPINADETAKYQNPTRDDPTCTGCHRQLDPIAGAFQKFDENDQEKYVPDQSWHAEMFPPGFGKEDMETSDFGNAPAWLAERLVKDRRFPLSAVHTMFKALTGHEPLAYPADSEATNFADQLKAWEAQDATFRAIVDKFTESNFNLKTVIREIILSPYYRATDASSSDAARQTQLSNVGTARFDSPESLAEKITAVTGFPWTRGWDTNQYLKSDYKILYGGIDSDTVTQRLNAPNGVMANVVWRMANEVSCASSAFDFTLSPTDRYLFPYVEPSQAPETESGDAVPDAVADIKKNIQYLHAHFLGEDLALDNTEIQQTYQLFYESWKEGVGKVQGGDLDKGLEWRCRARTDRFTGADLPEGQRLEQDENYVIRAWMAVITYLLADYKFLHD
- a CDS encoding PPOX class F420-dependent oxidoreductase, coding for MAQIPDNFQDLLTQKQAFANLATVMKDGTPQVTPVWVDFDGTHVLINTAAGRLKDKNMQARDQVGISISDPENPYRYLGIQGKIVGRTEEGADEHIDKMAMRYMGKEKYPFRTEGEVRVLYKIEPLKVHTMG
- a CDS encoding N-6 DNA methylase; the encoded protein is MNTLRLGGDRLEASTSLDGWTIEQLVSSAQPTAISDGPLRGWLGCLERAAKRIGRSPEVWANWALVWLGSALAARRGLVPSPPDPDPGPLEWLDTARSVSALRGARLLAREFDAEVIAALDGKSLRKCKVALESLLDSDSSVELLGKLHERLLEWDTTGDKRRRSGSFYTPPEVCALIAKRAIERPDAPLNELPRICDPAVGGGAFLLACLRRLAPDPEDRERRLAVVARLLGVDRSARALAVAEFSLWLELGQSSLVVAELPLNLRSGDSLEIDLKPRGNVYGWAWSTLAPHGFELVIGNPPWVAFAGRAAQPLGVALRKRYMKHFLAWRGYPTLHGLFVELATKLAPRGRVALLLPSPVADLDGYRAVREVATAHHRLMLPLPELGSDAFPGVTQPSFGLLLEPDDSATACGEAWKLVERQSRASAASELSKPQVLQRLAELPTLPAACFGERGFQSAGEISRSLFHRGNAPHEGFVLGLLEGRDVQEFRLGPTRLFLKPDAQVLARCRAKLRAPEAYAEVAFVVRQTATHPIAALHDGRYFRNTLLAGFPSEGLSAELLVGLLNSALYRALHVVENRDVRQKVFPQVKIRQLRALPMPPENQELRGGIEALVKRASQSDAEALGELGQSLDASVFALFGLTSAEREEVLRFLHDVTPRALAARRSAREFAGQIAHEGEQRGEDCHHSDP